One window of the Fusobacterium sp. SYSU M8D902 genome contains the following:
- the galT gene encoding UDP-glucose--hexose-1-phosphate uridylyltransferase, producing the protein MNIFKEIKLLLAFGLKNGLIGKYDEIIARNEILELLNIAEWEEVEITENEIPDYPTEILKNICDYAVKNSIIEDTITLRDLFDTKVMGKITPTATQIIDKFEKLTQEKGVESATNFYYDFAQKSNYIRVDRIAKNMHWFSSTEYGDMEITVNLSKPEKDPRDIARERLMPQASYPKCLLCYENVGYSGRLNHPARQNHRVIPLTLTNEEWFMQYSPYVYYNEHAIVFAKEHRPMKITKEALNRLTGFTEILPHYFLGSNADLPIVGGSILSHDHYQGGHHEFPMAKAPIEKKISFKGFEDVEAGIVKWPMSVIRISSKNREKLVDLADKILNNWREYSDEALGILAYSEDTPHNTITPIARRRGEKFELDLVLRNNRTSEEHSLGIFHPHSDVHNIKKENIGLIEVMGLAVLPGRLKEELEILSRYIVENDYENRIQNDSKVEKHLEWIKNIMKKYEKISSQNAYDILKSEVGITFSRVLEDAGVYKRDEKGQSGLLRFVDHINSI; encoded by the coding sequence ATGAATATTTTTAAAGAGATCAAACTATTACTAGCTTTTGGATTAAAAAATGGATTGATAGGTAAATATGATGAGATTATTGCTAGAAATGAGATCTTAGAACTACTAAATATAGCTGAATGGGAAGAGGTAGAGATAACTGAGAATGAGATTCCTGATTATCCTACTGAGATATTAAAAAATATTTGTGATTATGCTGTTAAAAACTCAATAATTGAGGATACTATCACTTTAAGAGATCTTTTTGATACTAAAGTAATGGGAAAAATAACTCCTACAGCTACTCAAATTATAGATAAATTTGAAAAACTTACTCAAGAGAAAGGGGTAGAGAGTGCAACAAACTTCTACTATGATTTTGCACAAAAATCTAACTATATAAGAGTGGATAGAATAGCTAAAAATATGCATTGGTTCTCATCTACTGAGTATGGAGATATGGAGATAACAGTAAATCTTTCAAAACCAGAAAAAGATCCTAGAGATATTGCTAGAGAGAGATTGATGCCTCAAGCCTCTTATCCTAAATGCTTACTTTGTTATGAAAATGTTGGATATTCTGGTAGATTAAATCATCCTGCACGTCAAAATCATAGAGTTATACCTCTAACTCTTACTAATGAAGAGTGGTTTATGCAATACTCTCCATATGTATATTATAATGAACATGCTATTGTTTTTGCTAAAGAGCATAGACCTATGAAGATAACTAAAGAAGCTCTCAATAGATTAACAGGTTTTACAGAGATTTTACCACACTATTTCCTAGGATCTAATGCTGATCTACCAATAGTGGGTGGTTCTATTCTTAGTCACGATCACTACCAAGGTGGACACCATGAATTTCCTATGGCTAAGGCTCCTATTGAGAAAAAAATATCATTTAAAGGATTTGAAGATGTGGAAGCTGGTATTGTTAAGTGGCCTATGTCAGTTATTAGAATCTCTAGTAAAAATAGAGAAAAGTTGGTGGATTTAGCTGATAAAATCCTAAATAATTGGAGAGAATACAGTGATGAAGCTTTAGGTATTCTTGCCTATAGTGAAGATACTCCACACAACACTATTACTCCTATAGCAAGAAGAAGAGGAGAGAAATTTGAATTGGATCTAGTTTTAAGAAATAATAGAACTAGTGAAGAGCATTCTCTTGGAATATTCCACCCTCACTCTGATGTACACAATATTAAAAAAGAGAATATCGGGCTTATTGAGGTTATGGGATTAGCTGTTCTTCCTGGAAGACTAAAAGAGGAGTTGGAAATTTTAAGTAGGTATATAGTTGAAAATGACTATGAAAATAGAATACAAAATGATAGTAAAGTTGAGAAACATTTGGAGTGGATTAAAAATATTATGAAAAAATATGAAAAAAT
- a CDS encoding galactokinase — MIEKLVGEFKRVFNYEGKVEAFFSPGRVNLIGEHTDYNGGFVFPCALDFGTYGIAVKRDDNRFRMYSLNFVDEGIKEFTLDELINKKEDNWANYPKGVIKTFIDAGYKIDSGFDILINGTIPNGAGLSSSASLELLISVVLKDFFKLDIDMVEMVKLSQKAENQFIGVNCGIMDQFAIGMGKKDNAILLDCNSLNYQYAPISLNGASVVIANTNKKRGLADSKYNERRASCEAAVKVLNENGIDIKYLGELSVDRFNEVKHFITDEEQLKRATHAVTENARTVEAVQKLKSGDITSFGKLMNASHISLRDDYEVTGFELDSLVEAAWEAEGVIGARMTGAGFGGCTVSIVKDENIDNFIKSVGEKYTAKTGLVADFYVAKIGDGSRKLGEF, encoded by the coding sequence ATGATAGAAAAATTAGTTGGAGAATTTAAAAGAGTTTTTAATTATGAAGGAAAGGTAGAAGCTTTCTTCTCTCCTGGTAGAGTTAATCTTATCGGTGAACATACAGACTACAATGGTGGTTTTGTTTTCCCTTGTGCTCTTGATTTTGGAACTTATGGTATAGCAGTAAAAAGAGATGATAATAGATTTAGAATGTACTCATTAAACTTTGTAGATGAAGGAATTAAAGAGTTTACATTAGATGAGTTAATCAATAAAAAAGAGGACAATTGGGCTAACTATCCAAAGGGAGTTATCAAAACATTTATTGATGCTGGATATAAGATAGATTCTGGATTTGATATATTAATCAATGGAACTATCCCTAATGGTGCTGGACTTTCATCATCTGCATCATTGGAACTACTTATTTCTGTTGTATTAAAAGATTTCTTTAAATTAGATATTGATATGGTAGAAATGGTTAAATTATCTCAAAAAGCAGAGAATCAATTTATAGGTGTAAACTGTGGAATTATGGATCAGTTTGCTATTGGTATGGGTAAAAAAGATAATGCTATCCTTTTAGATTGCAACTCTTTAAACTATCAATATGCACCTATCTCTTTAAATGGTGCCTCTGTAGTTATAGCTAATACTAATAAAAAAAGAGGACTTGCTGACTCTAAATATAATGAAAGAAGAGCTTCTTGTGAAGCAGCTGTAAAAGTTTTAAATGAAAATGGTATAGATATTAAATACTTAGGAGAGCTTTCTGTAGATAGATTCAATGAAGTAAAACACTTCATAACTGATGAAGAACAACTTAAAAGAGCTACTCATGCTGTAACAGAAAATGCTAGAACTGTGGAAGCTGTTCAAAAATTAAAATCAGGGGATATAACATCTTTTGGTAAGCTTATGAATGCCTCTCATATCTCTTTAAGAGATGATTATGAAGTAACTGGTTTTGAGCTAGATTCTTTAGTAGAAGCTGCTTGGGAAGCTGAAGGAGTAATTGGAGCTCGTATGACTGGTGCTGGATTTGGAGGTTGTACAGTTAGTATTGTTAAAGATGAAAATATAGATAACTTTATCAAATCTGTTGGAGAAAAATATACAGCTAAAACAGGTTTAGTTGCTGATTTTTATGTTGCTAAGATAGGTGATGGAAGTAGAAAGTTGGGGGAATTTTAA